The Corynebacterium suranareeae genome window below encodes:
- a CDS encoding o-succinylbenzoate synthase: protein MITPTVDEILDRAHVVSLPMRVKFRGVTTREALLIQGPQGWGEFAPFLEYGPQESASWLKSGIEAAWEGFPAPLRDRVEVNATIPAVPANQVAEVLERFPGCRTIKVKVAEPGQNLADDIARVNAVREARPGAIIRVDANCGWSVEQAVEAAQALAPLDYVEQPCKTVEELAQVRMTLQRRGLFVRVAADESIRKSDDPYRVAKLRAADVAVVKVAPLGGVKRVLEVAAHLRARTMDITVASALDTVVGMNAGLAAVAALPKLDDDDLIDVPPAAAGLATSQLFVEDVATPHAIVDGFMETRVIDPEIDRLETLAASADRRDWWFKRVRESYGYLGTI from the coding sequence ATGATCACCCCAACTGTTGATGAGATTCTTGACCGCGCGCACGTGGTGTCGCTGCCGATGCGTGTGAAATTTCGTGGGGTAACCACGAGGGAAGCACTGTTGATTCAAGGTCCACAAGGGTGGGGTGAATTTGCGCCTTTTTTAGAATATGGCCCCCAGGAATCAGCTAGTTGGTTGAAATCAGGCATTGAAGCAGCGTGGGAAGGTTTTCCTGCGCCGTTGCGTGATCGCGTGGAAGTCAATGCCACCATTCCGGCAGTGCCAGCAAACCAGGTCGCCGAGGTGCTTGAGCGTTTCCCGGGCTGTCGCACCATCAAAGTAAAAGTTGCAGAACCAGGCCAAAACTTGGCTGATGATATCGCGCGTGTCAATGCAGTTCGTGAAGCACGACCCGGCGCGATCATTCGTGTTGATGCTAATTGTGGGTGGAGTGTTGAGCAGGCTGTGGAGGCAGCGCAAGCGTTGGCTCCGTTGGATTATGTAGAGCAGCCGTGTAAAACGGTGGAGGAATTGGCGCAGGTGCGCATGACGTTGCAGCGGCGCGGACTTTTTGTGCGCGTCGCAGCTGATGAGTCGATCAGGAAATCTGATGATCCTTATCGGGTTGCCAAGTTGCGTGCGGCTGATGTTGCTGTGGTGAAGGTGGCTCCTTTGGGTGGGGTGAAAAGGGTGCTTGAGGTGGCTGCGCATTTGCGGGCGCGCACCATGGATATCACCGTAGCAAGTGCGTTGGACACGGTTGTGGGGATGAATGCTGGGTTAGCCGCGGTAGCTGCATTGCCCAAGCTTGATGATGATGACTTGATTGATGTACCACCTGCAGCGGCAGGGCTTGCTACTTCGCAGTTGTTTGTTGAGGATGTGGCGACCCCGCATGCAATTGTTGATGGGTTTATGGAAACTCGCGTGATTGACCCAGAAATTGATCGCCTGGAAACTCTTGCTGCCAGCGCAGATAGGCGTGATTGGTGGTTTAAGCGTGTGCGTGAATCGTATGGTTACTTAGGAACAATCTAG
- a CDS encoding 4a-hydroxytetrahydrobiopterin dehydratase has translation MNSLFDVSPHWSSENAKLTAHFNTENFATGLKFVNLIGASAEEANHHPDILLTYGFVEITLTSHDVGEITDRDVSLANIIDAHAKALEISAKA, from the coding sequence ATGAATTCGCTTTTCGACGTCTCCCCACACTGGTCCTCTGAAAACGCAAAGCTCACTGCGCATTTCAACACCGAAAACTTCGCCACCGGCTTAAAATTTGTCAACCTCATCGGCGCCTCTGCTGAAGAAGCCAACCACCACCCCGATATCCTCCTCACCTATGGTTTCGTAGAAATCACCCTCACCAGCCACGACGTTGGTGAAATAACCGACCGTGATGTTTCACTTGCCAACATCATTGACGCCCACGCTAAAGCTTTAGAGATTTCAGCCAAGGCTTAA
- a CDS encoding 1,4-dihydroxy-2-naphthoyl-CoA synthase: MSNYSTDNPFDPTQWAIVPGFEEFTDITYHRHVGTTRADGIVRIAFDRPEVRNAFRPHTVDELYQALDHARRTPDVGTILLTGNGPSKKDGGWAFCSGGDQRIRGRSGYQYATEHAHDDATADVSTVDTARTKVEGGRLHILEVQRLIRTMPKVVIAVVNGWAAGGGHSLHVVCDLTIASRQEARFKQTDADVGSFDAGYGSAYLAKMVGQKNAREIFFLGRTYDAKRMQEMGAVNIVADHADLEKEAIQAAREINTKSPTAQRMLKFAFNLTDDGLMGQQVFAGEATRLAYMTDEAVEGRDSFLEKREPNWNEFPYYY; encoded by the coding sequence ATGAGCAACTACAGCACCGACAACCCCTTTGACCCCACCCAATGGGCCATCGTCCCTGGTTTTGAAGAATTCACCGACATCACCTACCACCGCCACGTGGGCACCACCCGCGCTGACGGCATCGTACGCATCGCCTTCGACCGCCCAGAAGTACGCAACGCCTTTAGACCACACACCGTCGACGAGCTCTACCAAGCACTCGATCATGCTCGACGCACCCCAGACGTGGGAACCATCCTGCTCACCGGCAACGGCCCCAGCAAAAAAGATGGTGGCTGGGCATTTTGCTCGGGTGGCGACCAACGCATCCGCGGCCGTTCCGGTTACCAATACGCCACCGAGCACGCACACGACGACGCCACCGCCGATGTATCCACCGTGGATACCGCACGCACCAAAGTCGAAGGCGGCCGCCTCCACATCCTGGAAGTCCAGCGACTAATCCGCACCATGCCCAAAGTTGTCATCGCAGTTGTCAACGGCTGGGCTGCCGGCGGTGGACACTCCCTGCACGTGGTGTGCGACCTCACCATCGCATCCCGCCAAGAAGCACGCTTCAAACAAACTGACGCTGATGTCGGCTCCTTCGACGCTGGCTACGGCTCCGCCTACCTTGCCAAAATGGTCGGACAGAAAAACGCCCGCGAAATCTTCTTCTTAGGACGCACCTACGATGCGAAGCGCATGCAGGAAATGGGTGCCGTCAACATCGTTGCCGATCACGCCGATCTGGAAAAAGAAGCCATCCAAGCAGCACGCGAAATCAACACCAAATCCCCCACCGCACAACGCATGCTGAAATTCGCATTCAACCTCACCGACGACGGCCTGATGGGGCAACAAGTCTTTGCCGGTGAAGCCACCCGCCTGGCTTATATGACAGATGAGGCTGTGGAAGGTCGCGACTCTTTCCTAGAAAAGCGTGAACCCAACTGGAATGAATTCCCTTACTACTACTAA
- a CDS encoding peptidase E: MRLLLTSFGHDHVRDFVQGTVAYIPDATRLFADSPEFAPFVETERNMLREYGLNIRELSIATSTPEEVDRVLSAVDGVYVAGGETFDLLWLLRSTGNDEVLIKHVRAGLPYIGTSAGTVIAGPSIEPVSLLDSPDVAPELSDFSGLALCDHVVIPHAGGTIPQFPIDVFAETVRTYGADFPLVLLKDGQALLIDDHGTHLI; the protein is encoded by the coding sequence ATGCGCTTGCTACTGACTTCGTTTGGCCATGATCATGTGCGGGATTTCGTGCAGGGCACGGTTGCGTATATTCCTGATGCGACCAGGCTTTTTGCCGATAGCCCCGAGTTTGCTCCCTTCGTGGAAACGGAGCGAAATATGTTGCGCGAATATGGCTTAAATATTCGTGAGCTGTCGATCGCGACGTCAACTCCGGAGGAAGTCGACCGCGTGCTCAGCGCGGTTGATGGGGTTTATGTGGCTGGTGGGGAAACTTTTGATCTGCTGTGGCTGCTGCGTTCCACGGGCAATGATGAGGTGCTGATTAAGCATGTTCGTGCTGGTCTGCCGTATATCGGTACCAGTGCAGGCACAGTGATTGCAGGGCCATCCATTGAGCCAGTCAGTCTTTTGGATAGCCCCGATGTCGCGCCTGAATTAAGCGATTTCTCAGGCTTAGCCCTCTGCGACCACGTCGTCATCCCCCACGCCGGTGGCACGATCCCACAGTTTCCCATCGATGTGTTCGCCGAAACCGTGCGCACCTACGGCGCTGACTTCCCGCTCGTGCTGCTTAAAGACGGACAAGCGCTGCTTATCGACGACCACGGCACACACCTTATTTAA
- a CDS encoding DUF3592 domain-containing protein, with protein MELFQVRRRLQQLLIVLYVASMLGACSMVIGPFLNDRTIESNSGRALAQVTNVGSFRTTVDFQDENGIYHSPATGLLYPTGLGQGQRVWVNYAKSDPDLVKVEGREWTLSIIPALSVGAVATGVWAVLWLGVGRIGRRSENSQ; from the coding sequence ATGGAGCTATTCCAAGTCAGACGCCGCTTGCAACAGCTGCTGATTGTTCTCTATGTAGCTTCCATGCTGGGTGCCTGCTCCATGGTCATTGGGCCTTTTCTTAACGATCGCACCATTGAAAGCAACTCCGGTCGGGCTCTTGCCCAGGTCACTAACGTGGGCAGTTTCCGCACCACGGTCGATTTCCAGGATGAAAACGGCATTTACCACTCCCCAGCAACTGGTTTGCTGTATCCCACCGGTCTTGGACAAGGCCAGCGTGTGTGGGTTAATTACGCCAAATCAGACCCAGATTTGGTGAAGGTAGAAGGCCGTGAATGGACACTATCTATAATCCCGGCATTAAGTGTTGGAGCTGTCGCAACTGGAGTATGGGCAGTATTATGGCTGGGAGTTGGGAGAATCGGAAGACGGTCTGAAAACTCCC
- the menD gene encoding 2-succinyl-5-enolpyruvyl-6-hydroxy-3-cyclohexene-1-carboxylic-acid synthase: MSSTPAQDLARAVLNSLAPHVTDVVLCPGSRNSPLSLEVLARRDIRVHVRIDERSASFLALSLARAQARPVAVVMTSGTAVANCLPAVEEAAHAHIPLIVLSADRPAHLVGTGASQTITQDGIFGGNAPTVSVSELEHVSLIEHELGEGASQRPRHFNIALDVPLVSAELPEIHGDSLGAKWTHRWINHGEVEVDLGENTLVIAGDEAWEVEGLEDVPTIAEPTAPKPYNPVHPLAAEILLKEQVSAEGYVVNTRPDHVIVVGHPTLHRGVIKLLSDPGIKLTVLSRTSTITDPARHATAVGSSVKVSGTQDKQWLKICSAASELAAEGVRDVLEQEEFGFTGLHVAAAVADTLGTGDTLFAAASNPIRDLSFVGMPFDGVDTFSPRGTAGIDGSVSQAIGTALAVQSRHPDEIRAPRTVALLGDLAFLHDVGGLLIGPDEPRPENLTIVVSNDNGGGIFELLETGAEGLRTNFERAFGTPHDASIGDLCAGYGVAHREVDNLQDLILALVDTTEVSGFYVIEATTRRDTRRAQQQALNAKVR, translated from the coding sequence ATGTCCAGCACGCCAGCTCAAGATCTTGCCCGCGCCGTCCTCAATTCGCTTGCACCGCACGTTACTGATGTGGTGTTATGCCCAGGTTCAAGAAACTCACCGTTGTCGCTTGAGGTGCTGGCGCGTAGGGACATACGCGTCCATGTGCGTATCGACGAGCGCAGCGCCTCATTTTTGGCGTTGTCTCTAGCGCGTGCTCAGGCTCGCCCGGTGGCGGTGGTGATGACGTCTGGCACAGCGGTTGCTAATTGTCTTCCTGCTGTTGAAGAAGCAGCTCATGCGCATATCCCGCTGATTGTGTTATCGGCAGATCGACCAGCTCATTTGGTGGGAACGGGTGCGAGCCAAACGATCACGCAGGATGGCATCTTTGGCGGAAATGCTCCAACCGTTAGTGTCTCTGAACTTGAACACGTATCGCTTATTGAGCACGAGTTGGGTGAGGGGGCTTCTCAGCGACCTCGTCATTTCAACATTGCGCTCGATGTTCCTCTCGTGTCAGCGGAATTACCTGAAATTCACGGCGATAGCTTAGGCGCAAAGTGGACCCACCGCTGGATTAATCACGGTGAAGTAGAAGTAGACCTGGGTGAAAACACGCTCGTTATCGCCGGTGATGAGGCCTGGGAGGTAGAGGGCTTAGAAGATGTTCCCACCATTGCTGAGCCTACGGCACCAAAACCGTACAACCCGGTGCACCCGCTAGCTGCTGAGATCTTGTTGAAGGAACAGGTTTCCGCAGAAGGTTACGTGGTTAATACTCGTCCAGATCATGTCATTGTGGTGGGGCATCCAACCTTGCACCGTGGTGTGATCAAGTTGCTGAGCGATCCAGGAATTAAGTTGACTGTGCTGTCTCGCACGTCAACCATCACTGATCCTGCACGCCATGCCACCGCCGTGGGAAGTTCGGTAAAAGTAAGCGGCACCCAAGATAAACAGTGGCTAAAAATTTGTTCTGCTGCATCAGAATTGGCTGCAGAAGGTGTCCGTGATGTGCTGGAGCAAGAAGAATTCGGCTTTACTGGCCTGCATGTTGCTGCTGCCGTGGCAGATACCTTAGGCACAGGGGACACACTGTTTGCTGCCGCATCCAACCCAATCCGAGATTTATCATTTGTCGGTATGCCTTTTGATGGCGTTGATACTTTCTCCCCACGAGGAACCGCAGGTATTGACGGCTCAGTATCCCAAGCCATCGGCACCGCCCTTGCGGTGCAATCACGCCACCCTGATGAAATCCGCGCACCGCGCACCGTAGCACTGCTGGGCGATCTCGCCTTCCTTCACGATGTCGGTGGTCTCCTCATCGGCCCTGATGAACCCCGGCCAGAAAACCTCACCATCGTGGTCTCCAACGACAATGGTGGCGGCATCTTTGAGCTGCTGGAAACCGGCGCAGAAGGACTTCGAACCAACTTCGAACGCGCTTTTGGCACCCCACATGATGCGTCCATCGGTGATCTGTGTGCAGGCTACGGAGTAGCGCACCGCGAAGTAGATAACCTTCAAGACCTCATCCTGGCACTCGTAGACACCACCGAGGTATCCGGTTTTTATGTCATCGAAGCAACCACCAGGCGTGATACCCGCCGCGCACAACAACAAGCATTAAATGCAAAGGTGCGCTAA